In Vicia villosa cultivar HV-30 ecotype Madison, WI unplaced genomic scaffold, Vvil1.0 ctg.003731F_1_1, whole genome shotgun sequence, a genomic segment contains:
- the LOC131641427 gene encoding uncharacterized protein LOC131641427, with the protein MIIVSYNIRGGGSRLKRKRIGYMIQKEGVDVCFIQESKLRMVEVGVVKEFWGNDSVEWYSMDVVGASGGMLILWRKDLFTPVFSFRGLGFIGLCVSMNGSTIFFINVYAPCDLAARRRSWDQLLELKKAHPGGNWCVGGYFNSIAHEEERRGISNRSFVNEVNYFKGFIEELDLVDPPVVGGKFTWQNSSGKAMSKIDRFLISESLLVEWNVGAQEIGGRDLSDHAPIWIKDNKKKLGTKTVQIQQYLVEAQRVHPFCREGVAVD; encoded by the coding sequence ATGATTATTGTTTCGTATAATATAAGAGGAGGTGGGAGTAGGTTGAAGAGGAAGCGTATCGGTTATATGATCCAGAAAGAAGGGGTAGACGTTTGTTTTATTCAGGAGTCTAAGCTAAGGATGGTGGAGGTTGGAGTGGTGAAGGAATTTTGGGGGAATGATTCTGTGGAGTGGTATTCGATGGATGTCGTAGGTGCATCGGGGGGTATGTTGATCTTGTGGAGGAAGGATTTGTTCACCCCTGTTTTCAGCTTCAGGGGCCTGGGCTTTATTGGCTTGTGTGTCTCTATGAATGGAAGTACAATCTTTTTCATTAATGTTTATGCTCCGTGCGATCTAGCTGCAAGGAGAAGGTCTTGGGATCAGCTGTTAGAATTAAAAAAGGCGCATCCGGGTGGTAATTGGTGTGTGGGAGGATATTTCAACTCCATAGCTCATGAGGAAGAAAGAAGAGGTATCTCTAATAGGTCCTTTGTTAACGAAGTGAATTATTTCAAGGGCTTCATCGAGGAGTTGGATCTGGTGGATCCCCCGGTTGTGGGGGGAAAATTCACTTGGCAAAACAGTAGCGGGAAGGCAATGAGCAAAATAGATAGGTTTTTGATTTCCGAGAGCTTGTTGGTCGAGTGGAATGTGGGTGCCCAAGAGATAGGAGGTCGTGATTTGTCGGATCATGCTCCTATTTGGATCAAAGATAACAAAAAAAAACTGGGGACCAAAACCGTTCAAATTCAACAATATTTGGTTGAAGCACAAAGAGTTCATCCCTTTTGTAGAGAAGGAGTGGCAGTTGATTAA